The Anaerolineae bacterium genome has a window encoding:
- a CDS encoding Membrane-bound lytic murein transglycosylase D precursor, which yields MDGSLFNSQYQMILYDLIFRLLDQVLDGGETVVTLPPAVSRKNQTTGEESVQGKFGAIIQEAARKYNVDPRLIQAVIRAESNFNPKATSSAGAMGLMQLMPATAAGLGVEDPYDPEENIFGGTKFLARLLRKYNQNVSLALAAYNAGPGAVDRYGGIPPYKETQVYVQRVMQYYKTAHEWSV from the coding sequence ATGGATGGTTCGTTATTTAACTCTCAATATCAGATGATCTTATACGATTTGATCTTCCGTCTGTTGGATCAGGTTCTGGATGGTGGCGAAACGGTTGTTACGCTACCGCCAGCGGTGAGCCGAAAAAATCAGACCACGGGAGAAGAATCCGTCCAGGGGAAATTTGGAGCAATTATTCAGGAGGCAGCCCGAAAATACAACGTCGATCCACGTTTGATTCAGGCAGTCATCCGGGCTGAGTCGAATTTCAACCCTAAAGCAACCTCTTCAGCGGGGGCAATGGGGTTGATGCAATTGATGCCAGCCACGGCTGCCGGTTTAGGCGTAGAGGATCCTTATGATCCCGAAGAAAATATCTTCGGCGGGACGAAGTTTTTAGCTCGCCTGTTGCGCAAATATAACCAGAATGTCAGCCTGGCGCTGGCTGCTTACAATGCAGGTCCTGGCGCGGTAGATCGTTACGGGGGAATTCCCCCCTACAAGGAAACGCAAGTCTACGTTCAACGCGTGATGCAGTATTACAAAACTGCGCATGAATGGAGTGTCTGA
- a CDS encoding Flagellum-specific ATP synthase FliI, with translation MADLGALPDLTRYHTVLSRLNTIRLSGRVVQVVGLTIEATGLDCQIGEVCEIQSSMSGKLMAEVVGFREQRILLMPLGEMQGIQPGSPVFPTGSSFQAPVGKSLLGRVLDGLGRPIDGLGDLTDFELVPTYRSAPHPLTRRSITQPLVTGVRAIDGLLTCGKGQRIGIFSGSGVGKSTLLGSIARSSRSDVSVVALVGERGREVQEFIERDLGWEGLQRSVVVVSTSDQPALIRLKAAWVATSIAEYFRDCGLDVTLLMDSVTRFAMAQREVGLAIGEPPASKGYTPSVFALLPKLLERAGTNEHGSITGFYTVLVEGDDFNEPICDAARSILDGHIVLSRDLAARNHYPAIDVLNSVSRVMPSVTQPNHRAFAHQIRKLMASYEKARDLINIGAYVEGSDPDIDAALRALPAILDLLQQPPDQFSPLEETLMRMEQIYTGGSDS, from the coding sequence ATGGCGGACCTTGGTGCTTTACCTGACCTCACTCGCTATCACACGGTTCTCAGCCGTTTGAATACCATCCGCCTTTCTGGACGGGTGGTGCAGGTGGTTGGTTTGACAATTGAAGCGACCGGCCTGGATTGTCAGATCGGAGAGGTGTGCGAAATTCAATCCAGTATGAGTGGCAAATTGATGGCGGAGGTGGTTGGTTTTCGGGAACAGCGTATTCTGCTGATGCCCTTAGGAGAAATGCAGGGAATTCAACCCGGTAGCCCGGTTTTCCCTACCGGAAGTTCCTTCCAGGCGCCGGTTGGCAAGTCGCTCTTGGGGCGGGTATTGGATGGACTGGGCAGACCCATCGATGGCTTGGGAGACCTGACCGATTTTGAGTTGGTACCTACCTATCGCTCGGCGCCTCATCCGTTAACCAGACGCTCGATCACGCAGCCGCTGGTGACCGGTGTGCGTGCCATTGATGGCTTACTCACCTGCGGGAAGGGGCAGAGAATCGGCATCTTTTCGGGAAGCGGGGTGGGGAAGAGCACCCTGTTGGGTAGCATTGCCCGTAGTTCCCGCTCGGATGTCAGTGTTGTGGCGCTGGTGGGCGAGCGCGGCCGCGAAGTGCAAGAGTTTATTGAGCGCGACCTGGGTTGGGAAGGCTTGCAGCGCTCGGTCGTAGTGGTTTCGACCTCCGATCAGCCAGCCCTGATCCGATTAAAAGCCGCCTGGGTTGCCACATCGATTGCAGAATATTTTCGCGACTGTGGTCTGGATGTTACCTTGCTGATGGACTCGGTTACTCGTTTTGCCATGGCACAGCGCGAAGTTGGTCTGGCGATTGGCGAACCGCCGGCAAGTAAAGGCTATACCCCTTCTGTTTTTGCCCTTTTACCCAAATTACTCGAGCGGGCAGGTACAAACGAGCATGGATCGATCACCGGTTTCTATACAGTGTTAGTGGAAGGCGATGACTTCAATGAGCCGATTTGCGATGCGGCTCGTTCAATTCTGGATGGGCACATTGTCCTCAGTCGAGATCTGGCTGCCCGCAACCACTATCCAGCCATTGATGTCCTGAACAGCGTCAGTCGCGTTATGCCCAGTGTAACTCAGCCGAACCACCGTGCTTTTGCTCATCAAATTCGAAAATTGATGGCTTCTTATGAGAAAGCACGCGACTTAATCAATATCGGCGCTTATGTCGAAGGGTCAGACCCTGATATCGATGCTGCTCTGCGCGCTTTACCGGCGATACTGGACTTGTTGCAACAACCCCCCGATCAGTTCTCGCCTTTAGAGGAGACCCTGATGCGCATGGAACAAATTTACACAGGAGGCTCTGACTCATGA
- a CDS encoding Flagellar assembly protein FliH, producing the protein MASATQPPFSAGGLRKSSHETEFVELVKIVTQKMPAPSESENNLSLSRASQNVQIWQPETLEAIENVRGNTHDHLRSREIVQQAQEKLRQAEREAQSILEQARAEAERIVAEAQERANLIERQAYADGQAAANAEAQGMLKVARAIVDEVQKWKENLFEEGEMMMLRLVIEIAQTIFGDGLPLDPDTLGQAFTRALSQAKSLGDLRIYLHPEDAAVLSAHWDKLQGVTAGQKVELIPSDLIKRGGCFIEGQYGTVDARVETQFQLATEALLANVEKDRQR; encoded by the coding sequence GTGGCTTCTGCCACGCAACCCCCCTTCTCTGCCGGCGGTCTTCGAAAATCCAGTCACGAAACTGAATTTGTCGAGCTGGTCAAAATTGTCACGCAGAAGATGCCTGCTCCTTCTGAATCGGAAAACAATCTATCGCTTTCGAGGGCTTCCCAGAACGTACAGATCTGGCAACCGGAGACATTGGAAGCGATCGAGAATGTGCGCGGCAATACCCATGATCATTTGCGCAGTCGCGAAATTGTTCAGCAAGCACAGGAAAAACTGCGTCAGGCGGAAAGGGAAGCGCAAAGCATTCTCGAGCAGGCTCGCGCCGAGGCAGAACGCATCGTCGCCGAAGCTCAGGAACGGGCAAATCTCATTGAACGACAAGCCTACGCCGATGGACAGGCAGCCGCCAACGCTGAAGCGCAAGGCATGTTGAAGGTTGCCCGCGCAATTGTGGACGAGGTTCAAAAGTGGAAGGAGAATCTCTTTGAAGAGGGGGAAATGATGATGCTGCGGTTGGTCATTGAGATTGCCCAGACGATTTTTGGCGATGGTTTACCCCTCGACCCGGACACGTTGGGACAGGCATTTACCCGCGCTTTGAGTCAGGCAAAGTCGCTGGGTGATTTGAGAATTTATCTCCATCCGGAAGATGCGGCTGTCCTGAGTGCCCATTGGGACAAACTGCAAGGAGTCACGGCCGGACAAAAGGTCGAATTGATTCCATCTGATCTGATAAAGCGTGGCGGTTGCTTTATCGAAGGTCAGTATGGAACAGTGGACGCGCGGGTTGAAACACAATTCCAGTTAGCTACGGAAGCCCTACTGGCAAATGTAGAGAAGGACCGACAGAGGTAA
- a CDS encoding Flagellar motor switch protein FliG, translating to MAELNESSGLYKAAVLLLCLGVERSSKVLQYLGESELERVLMAVSEIGTVSQETRAEIMQEAVALSMASANLMMGGVEYSRQLLARAVGPRRGAEILERISASQQLSSFEILRSADPAQVANLLAEEHPQTIALVLSYLEAKLAADIMTHLPPELQVEVTLRLAKMDRVSPNVVDVIERGLKHKLSGVISVAGFRETGGVSFLVKMLNNVDRGVQKTIFEALEPVSPSLVEEIRANMFTFDDLVKLDDKSIQRVLRDVNKQDLALALKGAPEKVRELIYRNLSERARETLQEEVELLGPQLAKNVYAAQRRIVEVVRSLEEAEEIVIGGAGAEYAIIV from the coding sequence ATGGCTGAGTTAAATGAATCTTCGGGTTTATATAAAGCGGCAGTATTGTTGCTCTGCCTTGGGGTAGAGCGTTCCTCGAAGGTTCTTCAGTATCTTGGAGAGAGTGAGCTCGAACGAGTTCTGATGGCGGTCAGCGAAATTGGCACGGTTTCCCAGGAAACCCGGGCAGAGATCATGCAAGAGGCGGTGGCGCTTTCGATGGCGAGTGCAAACCTGATGATGGGTGGGGTGGAGTATTCTCGCCAACTTCTGGCGCGCGCCGTTGGTCCACGGCGTGGGGCAGAGATCCTGGAGCGCATTTCTGCCAGCCAACAACTTTCTTCGTTCGAAATCTTGCGTAGCGCCGATCCCGCTCAGGTGGCGAATTTGCTTGCTGAAGAACATCCTCAGACGATTGCCCTGGTCTTATCCTATCTGGAGGCAAAACTGGCTGCCGATATCATGACACACCTGCCGCCGGAGTTGCAGGTGGAAGTCACCTTGCGCCTGGCGAAGATGGATCGGGTTTCCCCTAATGTGGTGGATGTGATCGAGCGCGGCTTGAAACACAAACTCAGCGGTGTGATCAGTGTAGCCGGATTCCGGGAAACGGGCGGTGTTTCCTTCCTGGTAAAGATGTTAAACAATGTAGATCGCGGTGTCCAGAAAACAATTTTCGAGGCTTTGGAACCGGTTAGCCCTTCGCTGGTGGAAGAGATCCGCGCCAATATGTTCACCTTCGATGATCTGGTCAAACTGGATGACAAGAGCATCCAGCGGGTGTTGCGCGATGTCAATAAACAAGACCTGGCGCTTGCTCTCAAGGGCGCGCCTGAAAAAGTGCGTGAGTTGATCTACCGCAATCTATCCGAGCGGGCAAGGGAGACCCTGCAAGAAGAGGTCGAACTGTTAGGCCCACAACTGGCAAAGAATGTCTATGCAGCCCAGAGACGTATCGTGGAGGTTGTCCGATCTCTGGAAGAGGCAGAAGAAATTGTCATCGGTGGCGCAGGAGCAGAATATGCCATCATTGTCTAG
- a CDS encoding Flagellar M-ring protein FliF — MFNQLLQQFNRFWSQQSGTQRLVFILIVALAVVLIPLFFVWASTPTYEVAFSGLTEEDAGQIVEQLSANNIPYKLRGVGTILVPSNQVYEVRLMMARQGLPSSGSVGFEIFSGNTLGMTEFSQRVNYQQAIEGELERTIGSLNAVQAVRVHIVIPEKTLLSSEQSPTTASVTIMEKPGMSLDAAQVRAITHLVASSVEGLRPENVVVVDVHGNMLASGEGAESGTLTAQTDTRRAAEAAASSQLETKVQEILDKALGPNKSVVQASVVLDWTQRETTRQTYDPTQSVVRSEQNIQEVYTTTNGSIEGVPGATTNLPPGGEASLTGGGGVAYNRSESVVNYEITQIQTHEIEAPGEIQRISLSVLVDGITDTQKLEALQSVIAAAAGIDEERGDTIAVQALAFDRTYVETQIAEMEAAERKDLYFRIGEIAAGVILVALLLWYVMRVLKNLKLASTEAWVPVMKPVSEMALPAGVGQVPSYSIGYDQLGMGAEGIPQGIPAAGLTPQGLPAETPTPPPERKMPKIELPTLSPEYEQLQRTLDEVAESDPASIAEAIQLWLAEDERRNG; from the coding sequence ATGTTTAACCAATTACTGCAACAGTTCAATCGTTTTTGGAGCCAGCAGAGCGGCACCCAACGGCTGGTGTTTATCCTGATCGTTGCCCTGGCAGTGGTCTTGATCCCGCTGTTTTTTGTGTGGGCTTCAACTCCGACCTATGAGGTAGCCTTTAGCGGCTTGACAGAGGAAGATGCCGGTCAGATCGTGGAACAATTGAGCGCAAATAACATCCCTTATAAGCTGCGCGGCGTTGGTACCATTTTGGTTCCTTCCAATCAGGTTTATGAAGTTCGCTTAATGATGGCCAGGCAGGGTTTGCCGAGCAGCGGTAGTGTAGGATTTGAAATCTTCTCTGGTAACACCCTGGGCATGACGGAGTTTTCCCAACGAGTCAATTATCAGCAAGCCATTGAAGGCGAGCTGGAACGGACGATTGGCAGCCTGAATGCTGTTCAGGCAGTACGGGTGCATATCGTGATTCCAGAAAAGACTTTGCTCAGCAGTGAACAGAGTCCGACAACCGCCTCGGTTACGATTATGGAGAAGCCGGGCATGAGCTTAGATGCTGCTCAGGTGCGGGCGATTACCCATCTGGTTGCCAGCAGCGTCGAAGGCTTGCGGCCGGAGAATGTCGTGGTCGTGGATGTGCACGGCAACATGCTGGCTTCTGGTGAGGGGGCAGAAAGTGGTACGCTGACTGCGCAGACCGATACCCGGCGTGCGGCTGAAGCGGCAGCGTCCAGCCAACTGGAAACAAAGGTGCAGGAGATCCTCGACAAGGCTCTCGGCCCGAACAAATCGGTTGTGCAGGCAAGCGTGGTCCTGGACTGGACCCAGCGAGAGACAACCCGGCAAACTTATGACCCAACCCAAAGTGTTGTTCGCAGTGAACAAAATATCCAGGAAGTGTACACCACGACCAATGGCTCAATCGAAGGGGTGCCTGGTGCGACAACCAATCTTCCGCCCGGAGGTGAGGCTTCTCTGACCGGCGGAGGAGGGGTGGCTTACAATCGTAGCGAGTCGGTGGTCAATTATGAGATCACCCAAATCCAGACTCATGAGATTGAAGCACCGGGTGAAATCCAACGTATTTCTCTATCGGTCCTGGTCGACGGAATCACCGACACACAAAAGTTAGAAGCCTTACAATCGGTCATTGCTGCGGCGGCTGGGATTGATGAAGAACGGGGCGATACAATCGCTGTCCAGGCTCTGGCTTTTGATCGCACGTATGTCGAGACCCAAATTGCCGAGATGGAAGCCGCCGAGAGAAAGGACCTCTATTTTCGAATTGGTGAAATTGCTGCCGGAGTGATTCTGGTAGCTCTCCTCCTGTGGTATGTGATGCGGGTTCTTAAGAATCTTAAGCTGGCGTCCACAGAAGCCTGGGTGCCGGTGATGAAGCCGGTCTCCGAGATGGCATTACCGGCTGGGGTTGGACAGGTTCCAAGCTATTCTATCGGATACGATCAATTGGGGATGGGAGCTGAAGGGATACCGCAGGGCATCCCTGCGGCAGGATTGACACCGCAAGGTTTACCGGCCGAAACCCCAACGCCGCCACCGGAGAGAAAGATGCCCAAGATTGAGCTGCCAACCCTTTCTCCAGAATATGAACAATTGCAAAGAACTCTGGATGAGGTTGCCGAGAGCGATCCAGCCAGCATTGCTGAAGCCATCCAGCTTTGGTTAGCGGAGGATGAACGCAGAAATGGCTGA
- a CDS encoding Flagellar hook-basal body complex protein FliE, which produces MELNPIQNTSIQGLQSPRTTAKPQNALQQVSQTFQEALDALSQSQQNSDELMQKLAMGEDVELHQVMIAAEQTDVNFRVAVAIRDKLVEAYREIMRMAV; this is translated from the coding sequence ATGGAACTAAACCCCATTCAAAACACGAGCATTCAAGGATTGCAATCGCCAAGGACAACCGCAAAGCCCCAAAATGCGTTGCAACAGGTCAGCCAGACCTTTCAAGAAGCATTGGATGCTCTCAGCCAGAGTCAGCAAAATAGCGATGAACTGATGCAAAAGTTGGCGATGGGTGAAGATGTGGAATTACACCAGGTGATGATTGCCGCCGAGCAAACCGATGTGAATTTTCGGGTTGCCGTGGCTATTCGCGATAAATTGGTGGAAGCTTACCGTGAAATTATGCGCATGGCCGTTTAG
- a CDS encoding Flagellar basal-body rod protein FlgC: protein MSFWDSLRIASSALSAQRLRLDIISNNIANAETTRTENGTPYQRQDVVFSPQGASPFVPRFLNVLRSFRGGSTSLPATDVAGVRVNSIVTDESPGPRIYDPTHPDADEEGYVTYPNVNLVVEMTNMLSATRSYEAGLAIVEAAKRMAQKALEIGR, encoded by the coding sequence ATGAGTTTTTGGGATAGTTTACGCATTGCTTCTTCGGCGTTGAGCGCCCAGCGTTTACGCCTGGATATTATCTCGAACAACATTGCCAATGCAGAAACGACCCGCACAGAAAATGGCACACCTTACCAGCGTCAGGATGTGGTATTTTCACCGCAGGGTGCCTCGCCCTTTGTGCCTCGCTTTCTCAATGTCTTGCGCAGCTTTCGCGGTGGTTCGACGAGCCTGCCTGCCACCGATGTCGCTGGCGTCAGGGTGAATTCGATTGTCACCGATGAAAGCCCTGGACCGCGTATCTATGATCCCACACACCCGGATGCGGATGAAGAGGGTTATGTAACCTATCCCAATGTCAATTTAGTGGTTGAGATGACCAATATGCTTTCTGCAACTCGCTCTTATGAAGCCGGTCTGGCGATAGTCGAGGCTGCGAAACGCATGGCGCAAAAAGCACTGGAAATCGGACGCTAA